ACCAACGAGAGCATCACGCCGAGCAGGCTCAGGCCGCTGGCGTCCACCCCACCGCGCAGCGCCACGATCGCAACCCCGAGGAACCCGATCACCAGCCCGGCCAGCACGCGGACGGCCAGCCGCTCCCGCAGGAGCAGGATCACGCCGAGCGCCACCATCAACGGGCTGGCGTTGGCCAGGACGCTGTTGATGCCGGCCGGCAGATACCCGAGCGCGGCCATCGACAGGCCGGAGCTGGCCGAGTAGCCGGTCAGCCCGAGGATGGCAAACTTCCAGACCTCGCCCGGGCGGAACAGCGCCAGCAGCTTGCCGAGGCGGCCCGTGAGCACGCAGACGACGATCAGGAACGTCGAGCCGAGCGCCACCCGTGCGAACGGCAGTTGGAAGATCGTGATCTCTTCGAGCGTCCGCTTGGCGATGGGATGCAGGCTGGCCCAGATCACGACCACGGTGATCAACGAGAAGAGATCGACGGGCGCGAAACCGGCAATCGTCCGACGCGGAGAGACCGCGGCCGCCGTGGCCGGAACTACCCCGGCCGGGGCAGCCGTCGAGGGCAAGGAGACCGTGTCAGCGGTGGTAGAGGCGGGGGCCGAGGACACGAAGGTCAGGTCCGAGGGGGGAATCCGGGGGACGGGAAGGTTATACCCCGCCCCACGCCCCACGCCCCACGCCCCACGCCCTGAAGCCTACGGGCGGCGCACTTCCAGGTTGTCGAAGCGCGCCTCCATCGTGCCCTCAACCCCCGTGAACGTCCCGGCTCCCAGGGCGTGCTCGCCGGCGGTCAGGTCGCCGTTCTCCACCGATACGACCGTCTTGCCGTTGACCGTCGCCTCGATCTTCGGTCCGACACAGCGCAGCCCCAGCCGGTTCACGGCATCGCCGGGCCGGACGTCGGGGTTGTCGCGCGTCTCGCCGAGCACCTTCTGTACGCCATCGTCCCAGTAGCTCAGGATCACGCGGCGGGCCTCCGGCACGATGGAGGCGCGATACTGCCGGGTCTGGCTGCCGCTCGAACGGTCCCGGCAGACCAGGAAGGCGTAGCGGGCCGTCGGGTCGCCGACGATACGCACGTCCACGGCGATCAGCGTATCGACGTACTCGCCGCTGACGAACACGATCGGCGCGGTCGGCAGCGAGGGGTTGACCTTCCGGATGACGTACTCGCCCTGCTCGTAGGCGAAGGTGTACTCGCCGGGGCGCGGCGACGTTCGGGTCAGCAGGCCATCTGGTCGTGAAAAGCTCTCGGCGACGATGACGTCGGCCGGGGGAATCGTCGCGCCGGGGCGGGCTACGCCACCAGGCGGGGCCGTGCCACCGGGTGGCGCTTGCGGCTTGCCCGTCGGCTGCGGGGCCGGCAGCACAGCTGCGCTGCCCGCACCCGGTTTCGGCAGCGCGATGGGCGCACCGGTGGCGGTTGGGAGAGCGGCAACCCGGGGAGCGGTCGCGGTGGCAACGACGGCCGGCGGCACTGTGGTTGCGGCTGGCGGCAGGGTCACGGCCGGCGTGGGGGGCGCAGCAGGCGCGCTGGTCGGCAGGACGTCGGTGGGCGCGCCCGCCGCGCCGACCGGGCCGGCCGCTGTCGGCGTCGGCGCGCCAGCCGACCCGTCCCAGGTCGACGTCCGTCCGAGCACGATGCCCACGCCGATCAACAACACGGCCGCCGCGCCAGCAGCCACCACCCGCCAGCGGACAGCCAGTCGGCCGCGAAGACGCTCAGGGCGCGCAGCCTGGGGTGGCGGGGGCTGCGCCGACCACGGCGGCGGACCCGGTGGCCCGGGTGGCCCCAGTTGCCCGGGTGGTCCCGGTCGCTCCCGCGCATGCGCGGCGCCGCCACCGGGGAGCGGTGGCCCATCCATGATCCGCGTCGGAGCGGCAGCGTCATGGGCGGGCCTCGGGGCGGCGGGCGGCCCCCCGGGCGGCCGCGGGCCG
The nucleotide sequence above comes from Chloroflexota bacterium. Encoded proteins:
- a CDS encoding protein kinase codes for the protein MIGQVLNGTYELTDLVGSGGYANVYRARDLRSGATVAVKVLHSHYARMQDVAARFEREISLARRLQTPQVARILDAGRDPTSPPYMVMEFVPGQTAAERVERHGPLPVAEAVEIVDQLLGALKQAHAIGIIHRDLKPHNLMLEPSGRVRVLDFGVSRIVGAGTITAEGELLGTPEYMAPEQLEGRPIDARADLYAVGAVLYHLLAGRPPYLRGPEGNIWEVVRRVRQEPPQPIVQVRPDLPPALVAVLDRAMARDPDRRFASAFQMQQALAEAAGADPPTPPPLRVSDFSRPLPPGQPAGGRRPVDGEQSTVVLPVLSPEGRPAEDHDATTRIAALPPTQPPPGQPPPTQTALTQALPPAQALPPAQAPPAADPGPRPPGGPPAAPRPAHDAAAPTRIMDGPPLPGGGAAHARERPGPPGQLGPPGPPGPPPWSAQPPPPQAARPERLRGRLAVRWRVVAAGAAAVLLIGVGIVLGRTSTWDGSAGAPTPTAAGPVGAAGAPTDVLPTSAPAAPPTPAVTLPPAATTVPPAVVATATAPRVAALPTATGAPIALPKPGAGSAAVLPAPQPTGKPQAPPGGTAPPGGVARPGATIPPADVIVAESFSRPDGLLTRTSPRPGEYTFAYEQGEYVIRKVNPSLPTAPIVFVSGEYVDTLIAVDVRIVGDPTARYAFLVCRDRSSGSQTRQYRASIVPEARRVILSYWDDGVQKVLGETRDNPDVRPGDAVNRLGLRCVGPKIEATVNGKTVVSVENGDLTAGEHALGAGTFTGVEGTMEARFDNLEVRRP
- a CDS encoding DMT family transporter, which encodes MSSAPASTTADTVSLPSTAAPAGVVPATAAAVSPRRTIAGFAPVDLFSLITVVVIWASLHPIAKRTLEEITIFQLPFARVALGSTFLIVVCVLTGRLGKLLALFRPGEVWKFAILGLTGYSASSGLSMAALGYLPAGINSVLANASPLMVALGVILLLRERLAVRVLAGLVIGFLGVAIVALRGGVDASGLSLLGVMLSLVSSGTWALYTVLARRLSAGHDLIAVCAATSLLGALPLALVVGVEGEIGRLLTASTATYLSLLWCGVIATGATFTAWVMLLRRINATRVASFQYMIPLGAQVMAFLIGGELPTLMAAAGALMIVGGVAVANSATLAPRKSRT